GCATCAGAAGCCAAAGAGAAAGGCAAGCAATATTTTGTTCTGAATTTTTCATGACTTTCTAAAGAATCTTTTGAGATGCCAATTATAATAGTGTCTAATTTCTCAAATTTTGAGATATTTTCTGCGAAATTTTTAGCTTCTAAAGTGCAACCGGGAGTGTCATCTTTTGGGTAGAAATATAACACAACATTCTTTTTGCCACGATTTTCAGACAAAGTAAAATTTGCCTGATTTTCAATATCCAGTGTAAAATCTGGAGCGAAATTTCCTTCAACGAGATTTTTTTCAGACATAAAAACCCTTAGTTAAAATTAATATGTTTAGTGAAGATATTCTTAATCTCCGCCATTAAAAACTCAAGGATTTTCTTATATTCTGCAAAATTGGCTTGATTAGTAACCTTGCACAAAATTTCTTCAGTATATTTGGTGATTTTACTTTCAGAGGTAATTCGGAGAACATTTTGCGAGGAAGTTAGAAACTCAAATGATTTGGCTAAAATTTCCGCTTCTTCACTTGTTAAAACGCCTATTTTCTCAAGATTTTTAATAGTTTGCTTGGAAGATTGCGACTTAATTTCAGGGTTTTTACTTAAATTTTGAAGTTGCAAAAACCTTAACAAAAACTCTAAATCAAAAATTCCACCGATTGAATTTTTTACATCAAGCCCTTCAATTTTCTTGTTGTTACGATGCTCACGAAATTTTTTATAAAT
The sequence above is a segment of the Rickettsiales bacterium genome. Coding sequences within it:
- the bcp gene encoding thioredoxin-dependent thiol peroxidase translates to MSEKNLVEGNFAPDFTLDIENQANFTLSENRGKKNVVLYFYPKDDTPGCTLEAKNFAENISKFEKLDTIIIGISKDSLESHEKFRTKYCLPFSLASDANSTVCEAYGTWVEKNMYGKKYWGIQRDTFLIDKTGKIRKIWRKVKVENHCDEVLEAVKKL